The DNA window AACTAACAGAaacttgtgtgttttgtttttctgtaggTAACCCAGCAGCTGAGGGCGCGATTCCTTCCAAgtcctgtggtcattaaaaaacgTATTGAAGGACTTATTGAGAGAGAATATTTGGCGAGAACGCCGGAGGATCGCAAAGTGTACACATACGTAGCATGAACAAGGAGCGAAATCAAATCTGAAAGAGCGAGTGAGAGCgagcaaacctttttttttgttgttgttttatttttttttacaccctCACATAtccgtttttttttctttgccatttttGTCAATTGTGCTGGGAATAAACTGGGAAGAAAACCCTCgacttgttttaaaatgttcttaCCGATTCCCGCCAGGCTTTCCACTGGATGCGATTCAAAGACTTTTACAGAAGGTGTTGCTGGTGTCTGTGagagaaattattattttcttttttatttattttattatattattttgtgcgTGTGGGTgggtgcatgtatgtgtgtgtgtgtttgtgttcttgTAATTCTACATACAAATTAATGAATTCGCACATTTTCCCAGTAGATTCCAAGATCAATCATGTTATTGAGTTGTTTTTTccccattgtgtttttttttgggcGTCCCCCTTCTTATGTCTGTGAAAGTGTGCATTTCTGTGCGCTTTAGAGGTTATGTTTGGTTCAAAGTAAGCTCTTATTGAACACAGATTTAACATTTACACGACaaataaaaagttgtttttttcccctttccatttctctctctctctctctctctctctctcttttaatgTCTAATATGGCCAATTGTAAAAAACAAAGGCGTTTTATTTTAAAAGGGCTCTCGATTGCGGTTTAAAGAGGGATGCGGGATGCAGTTTGTGTTATCAGCATTATTGTATTTCATTGTGTATAAATTGTAAGATAATTGTTATTGTACTCTATGCTGAAGTGAACTGTACAGGGCCTCGTTTTCATCATTAAATGTAGAAAAAGAAcgaaaaaaagataataaaagcaCTGGCCATTTTGGGTCAAACTGTTTGTCTTGCTTTCATCTATTTTTTGCCATGAGGGAAGTTAAAACGTGTGAAATTACACCAGACTAGTACCAGGttgcagtggcgcccccagaaaattttcttaggggtggccagaagaggccgctccaaatcttggggtggcacacaaaaaaaataatgaattcagtgtaatgttatatttttgtttctggtaaatgaaataatgtagttttattcatttaattaattctagctacttgaaatattgcaatttattctttgaaataattcagcaagtacatgtgcaaaccaaataaaaatctatgtttagtttaaaaacacttttcatatactgtataaatgacttctttttttacgtgcctttattgtacatcatacgagatatgccatgtctaaaattaatgaagattaatgagtttattattcccagtgatgggttgcagctggaagggcatccgctgtgtaaaaatgtgctagataagttggcggttcattctgctgtggtgaccctggattaataaagggactaagccgaaaagaaaatgaatgaaagaataatgagtttattaattacccaaacaaatgaacaaactgaacaaaaggcattactatacacactcactatacctaataatattatttatccatattgctttttgaaccattttattaatgcagcttcttctattgatatactgtagcttaaggtaaatattaaatagccattgctgtctatcggggagggtagtggtggttctagtttaaatgacaccctgggcgaaccaccctatacacccccacctctcttgaattgttaaatttgttattcaataaatataacaatttatttatatttattctaaataaatacaattaatattaatatacaattattattctaaataaataacagaaatcagtcctaaatattactggaaaacaacaactggagtgatatgccaacatcacttaagaaaccttttgcatgaaaattaattatgacaattctaaagaatacaaaaaatgtattatagaattatctgtggtcttagaccagatcatggctgagaaatcatgttatgaagtcttacctccctgactcattatccctcctttctgctttaaagacatgcttagtgaaagtaacatcatcatcatcatcatcattatataatataaactttaaacgactttcaaaactcgctgcgtgccgacacttctgcacaaaaggctgttactccggtttcacggcgcatgagcggtgcctattatgtcggcgtgcatgcaaacaaccaaccgggattcacacaggagtgcgtgaggcgcgcgggaatggttttccgcgcgcatgcgtcagtttgctttcaccagcattgaaccagagggggagagctacgtcagtaacaccaacaataatttagtgactgcattttatttatttatttatgtatttatttatttatctaaatattgggaatttataagttcatttaaatcaataatgtcaaccgcaaaattatattggggtggccaaaggggtggccagagtttaccgaggggtggccgtggccacccctggccaccccttggaggcgcccctgccaggttggacctccttttgccttcaggactGCCTTAATGCTTTGTGGCCcgatccaccacatcccaaagctgctttattggattgagctctggtgactgtggaggccatttgagtacagtgaactcatcgtcatgttcaggaaaccagtctgagatgattgagctttatgacatgctgcgttatcctgctggaagtagccatcagaagatggagacactgtgctcataaagggatggacatggtcagcagcaatactcaggtaggatgTGGCGTTGACAAGATGCTCGATTAGTACTAAGtgggccaaagtgtgccaagaaaatctcccccacaccattacaccaccaccagcctgaaccgctgatacaaggcaggatgatccatgctttcatgttgttgaggccaaattctgacccgagcatccgaatgtgtcagcagaaatggagacccatcagagcagcaacgtttctccaatcttctattgtccagttttggtgagtctgtgtgaattgtagcctcagtttcctgttcttagctgacaggagcggcacccggtgtgctcttctgctgctgtagcccatccgcctcaaggttggacgtgttgtgtgttcagagatgctcttctgcagagctcggttgtaacgagtgcttatttgagttactgttgcctttctatcagctggaaccagtctggccattctccactgacctctggcatcaacaaggcatttgcacccacagaactgccgctcactggatatttcctctttgtctgagcattctctgtaaaccctagagatagttgtgcgtgaaaatcccagtagatcagcagtttctgcaatactcagagcagcccgtctggcaccaacaaccatgccacgctcagagtcacttaaatcccctttcttccccattctgatgctcactctaaacgtctcgaccatgtctacatgcctaaatgcagtgagttgctgccatgtgattggctgattagaaatgtgtgttaacaagcagttggacactaataaagtggccggtgagtgtataatggATGTATGAAATCTATTGTCCTcaagtaaacaaaaaaactgccacaataaaaatgtcttgtcattaaaaataattttagcattaataaatattaaattattatatttacatttttaaatttaatttcaggCAGCTACGCAACAGATTTTGagccccccttaagcaatattagatttagatagtctacagaacagacctCTGTTAaacaacgacttgcctaattaccctcccaattaccctagtgaagcctttaaacgtcactttaagctgaatattagtgtcttgaagaatatctagtctaatattatgcgctgtcatcatgacaaagagaaaacaaatcagttattagaaatgagttattaaaactattatgattagaaatgtgctaaagaaatctttgtttaaaaaaatggagaaaaaatataCCGTGGGgcttcttcaactgtatataacctatatatattttttttttctaaggtggctaataatattgaccttaaaatcttTCTACttgactgcttttattctagccaaactaaaagaaataatactTACCCCCAGAAAACAAAAAGAGTAAATACTATGGAATTTTCCACATCACTTGAAAAATATTTGACTTCATAaataatttggctaataattttgacctcagctCTACATAAATCACGCTACTATTAGTACAATCAAACCCCCCTCTACCATCTTTAATTGGTGAATTTTGCAGTCTGATGATGACAGCCATCTGCTGGGGTTCAGTCCCCCTATTGTCAGAACTGAAGCCCTTCCCCCGACTCCAAACCACCGCTCATTTTGCAGCCGAGTTCTCCAAATACACACGATGTGCTAACCTTGAGATAAAACACAACGCTGCAGCACTCGTGTTTAATGTGTTTATGTACAGTACACCGGATTATCATGAATTATAAACGCTGAGGTGACGTCAGGGTGAACTCGACTCTTACGGACTCCTTTTCCTTGACCAGTCGGACTTTCTCTGAGGTAAAACCGCACtactttattatgtttattacttTATTGTGTGCTCTGTTATGACTTCACGTTGAGTTAGCGGACAGGGCTAAACAACATCCACATCCACTcactttatgtatgtgtgtgtgtgcgtgtttgcgtCTCCATGCAGGAGAAACACATAGCAACCGACGGTGGCGTGTGTTTAATGACGTCAGCAGCACCACAAACATCTTTTATCGTCATAATATGCCTCTTTCGTTGCGGTAAGCAAGTTTATAAAACGTTAGTAGTGTTTTGGCTACATCATCCGAATTAGCCGTGTAGTTTGTATCCAGACCGCGAGCATTTGTTATATGTTTGAATTAAACGTGATAGTTTTGTAACAGACTGTGGCGTGTGCTTTATGACGTCAGCAACATCGTAAACATCGTTTTATcgttataaaatgtttatttcggTGCGGTTAGCATGTCAAATGATGGTGTTTTAAGTTAGCTACATAATCCAACTTCAGTCCAGAATAATCCAGACCATCAACATTTGTATccagtaaaatgtattatttgtcacgtttaaattaattaaacatgatGGTTAcatccagggcttgacattaacacctgccaaccagccaaatgcgggtagattttagctgaagctggttattttatttatttatttatttttattaatgcttaAAGAACAACATTTAGAACAATACAagaagaaatggaggaaaaacacacacacacacacacacaaaataataataataaatgtcataCATAGTTTtatgtataaaacatatgtttagttttatgtatacagctatattttgcttgctttgacacattatttaaattttgtggtGAGGAAATAATTAGTTCggtgtggccagagaaaaaaataaattgtaaatctttAGTGTTGAgccgggcgaggcagtggcgcagtaggtagtgctgtcgcctcacagcaagaaggtcgcttgttcaaacctcggctcagttggcgtttctgtgtggagtttgcatgttctccctgccttcacatgggtttcctctgggtgctccggtttcccccacagtccaaagacatgcgttacaggtgaattgggtgggctaaattgtatgtgtgtgtgtgtggatgtttcccagagatgggttgtggctggaagggcattttattaaggtgcatccatataaatggcccactgctgagactgcagttctgcacaagacttttggccagcggagaaattaaaatggtcttgcccaactgagtctcgttctctcaaggttttttttcttcactcaccTATcagtgtttttttccctctccgctgtcgcctctggcttgcatggttcaggattggtagagctgtgcatcgatggatttgctcttcagtgtttggactctcagtaatgactttaaagcacactgaactgagctaaactgaactgaacttaaacactaaaaactgaactactcagATCCAGtgactatgaccatttatgtgaagctgctttgacacaatctacattgtaaaagcgctgtacaaataaagctgaattgaactgaatattAGATGAGTCAGTACCAAAGACAAATCTAAAGCTCATCTAACAAATAACTGAGGATCCCCTGCCAAATGATGTTATATCTCTGTCTGTATTTCAGCTGACCTCATGGCTAACCCCGATACAGATTTGCTCCTGGTCACCATGCACTTGCTGACCAACCCCGGCGACTCTCTCCTACTCCAGCACACCCTTGACTGCCTCCTGAAGTGGGTTCGTCCGGGTCTCAGACTCTTCCACGTGTCTGAGCGGGCCTGTCCCATCCATGCCTATGACAGAACCAACCTGTGCCCTGCATCCGGCTACCCGTCACATGCGGTGACCATATTCCTGCACGAGTCCTACGGAGAAGAGCGTATTCTTAGGGTGCTGGAATTTCTGCAGTGTCCACCCTGGCAGTATCATCACACTGAAAGCTGCGGTGCTAAAGAGAGCGGAGTTTATATTACATCCAGCAGCACCCTACTGAAGCCCTACTTCATGCCCAGCCGGGACTACTACAGCCTGGGCACTGGAATGCCGGTGTGGGGGGTGCGGTCGGTGCACTACGGAGAGGAGTTAGTGCGCGTGACTTTGCACAGTAGCTTTGATAACTATGAGGACATCGTGCGTTTATATGAGACGGTCCTGCAGAAGAGGGCGGAGGAGCAGAAACCGGGCTTTTGCTGGTTTACTCTGCTTGCAGAACAAGGGTTTAGCCTGCAGTTGGCCATCAAGCAGCTCTCGCCGGGGGTCCGCGTGGAGCCTTGCCAATCCGCCGTGCTGCAGTTTAGAGTGCGAGAGATCGGACAGCTTGTCCCCTTGCTGCCTAACACCTGCTCGCCTATCAGTGCTACCCGATGGCACACTGAAGACCTGGACGGGAACAAGATCCTCTTTCAGGTAGGTCAGCACTTTCTACTGTAGGAAAGGCAGAATTATTCATCCTCTTTTTCagatgtttcccaaatgatgttgaacagatttaggattttttcacagtatttcctctaatattttttcttctggagaaagtcttatttgtttaatttcggctatgataaaagcagttcttaaattttttaaaagccattttaaggctaatattattagcccccttcagcaatattagttttggattgtctccagaacaaactgACTGACACAATGCGATTTATTACTGaaattgtaaacaatatttataatacaattattaaacagggtgtccgcggggtcttaaaatgtaaattttaggctttaaaacgtcttaaattaacacaaatatagtgttgtaggtcttaaatcccACCCAGTCAGACTGACGACATTCATCCAGTCACCaacaatacattcattttcttttcttagtccttttattaaccaggggttgccacagtggaatgaaccgccaacttatccagcatatgttttatgcagtggacgcccttccagctgcaacccaaaactggaaaacactcatacactacggccaatttagttaatctattcccctatagcgcatgtgtttggactgtggtggaaaccggagcactcaacggaaagaacatgcaaactccacacagaaatgccaactgactcagctggaaCTCCAACCAGCCTTGaagctgtgaggcgatcgtactACCCAcgataattgttttaaaaaattaaaaactgcttttattctagccgaaataaaatag is part of the Danio rerio strain Tuebingen ecotype United States chromosome 15, GRCz12tu, whole genome shotgun sequence genome and encodes:
- the fam124b gene encoding protein FAM124B isoform X1, with translation MTSAAPQTSFIVIICLFRCADLMANPDTDLLLVTMHLLTNPGDSLLLQHTLDCLLKWVRPGLRLFHVSERACPIHAYDRTNLCPASGYPSHAVTIFLHESYGEERILRVLEFLQCPPWQYHHTESCGAKESGVYITSSSTLLKPYFMPSRDYYSLGTGMPVWGVRSVHYGEELVRVTLHSSFDNYEDIVRLYETVLQKRAEEQKPGFCWFTLLAEQGFSLQLAIKQLSPGVRVEPCQSAVLQFRVREIGQLVPLLPNTCSPISATRWHTEDLDGNKILFQVKPPAQPQASHTSAFPLSGASLPSRIRLRSSGASRPSTSPCRTPSHMKEQMTGRSCVDLLEPRVLRSGTCGGESMGSDGAGSTPPGSSCYSSQRSSPAGLSASWYEPMMASESSIPCLLLEEEEEDSETNVDTGCAVHTQSALVTLSRDLRHGLEEAENSTSILTETQNSQSRRLHAQVDEFFI
- the fam124b gene encoding protein FAM124B isoform X2; its protein translation is MANPDTDLLLVTMHLLTNPGDSLLLQHTLDCLLKWVRPGLRLFHVSERACPIHAYDRTNLCPASGYPSHAVTIFLHESYGEERILRVLEFLQCPPWQYHHTESCGAKESGVYITSSSTLLKPYFMPSRDYYSLGTGMPVWGVRSVHYGEELVRVTLHSSFDNYEDIVRLYETVLQKRAEEQKPGFCWFTLLAEQGFSLQLAIKQLSPGVRVEPCQSAVLQFRVREIGQLVPLLPNTCSPISATRWHTEDLDGNKILFQVKPPAQPQASHTSAFPLSGASLPSRIRLRSSGASRPSTSPCRTPSHMKEQMTGRSCVDLLEPRVLRSGTCGGESMGSDGAGSTPPGSSCYSSQRSSPAGLSASWYEPMMASESSIPCLLLEEEEEDSETNVDTGCAVHTQSALVTLSRDLRHGLEEAENSTSILTETQNSQSRRLHAQVDEFFI